A genomic stretch from Coffea arabica cultivar ET-39 chromosome 10c, Coffea Arabica ET-39 HiFi, whole genome shotgun sequence includes:
- the LOC140004341 gene encoding protein ALP1-like isoform X1 codes for MGPIRVHKKRKVDKKMEPSNIASGSSEEASADWFDALAKKIASNLNSSPSKGLDSFESMFNMSRKTFEYVCSLAREHMMVKTHCAFSNGKPMSLYDQVALALRRLSSGSSLITIGDSFGTHHSTVSQVTWRFVEAIERKGIQHIRWPSTENELMEIKSKFEQIRGLPNCCGAIDTTHIVMLLSTSEPRTDVWLDSKENHSMPLQAIVGPNMKFLDVFSGLPGMFSESSLIRYSSFYNKCQNGERLGKKERLSEEAELQEYIIGDSAYPLLPWLLTPYQGKELSQTKADFNKRLFATHIVAQRALARLKDVWKIINGVMWRPDKHKLPRFILVCCILHNIIIDMEDEVLDDVPLSHHHDPGYGQVVCNSADETASVLRDKLALYLSERRHP; via the exons ATGGGTCCTATAAGAGTCCACAAGAAGAGGAAAGTAGACAAGAAAATGGAACCAAGCAATATTGCTTCTGGGTCTTCAGAGGAGGCCTCTGCTGATTGGTTTGATGCTTTAGCCAAGAAGATTGCGA GTAATCTAAATTCATCTCCGTCAAAGGGCTTGGATAGCTTTGAATCTATGTTCAACATGTCTAGAAAAACTTTTGAATATGTATGTTCACTTGCAAGGGAGCACATGATGGTGAAGACTCATTGTGCTTTTAGCAATGGTAAGCCAATGTCACTATATGATCAAGTTGCTTTAGCCTTGCGAAGACTTAGTTCTGGTAGTTCACTTATTACAATTGGTGATTCATTTGGGACACATCATTCTACGGTGTCTCAAGTGACTTGGAGGTTTGTGGAGGCCATTGAGAGGAAGGGAATTCAGCATATCAGATGGCCTTCCACAGAAAATGAGCTAATGGAGATAAAGTCCAAATTTGAACAGATTCGAGGCCTTCCAAATTGTTGTGGAGCAATTGACACCACTCATATCGTAATGCTGTTATCGACATCTGAGCCAAGAACTGATGTATGGTTGGATTCAAAGGAGAATCACAGTATGCCTTTGCAGGCAATAGTTGGTCCCAACATGAAGTTCCTGGATGTATTCAGTGGATTGCCTGGAATGTTTAGTGAAAGTTCACTGATACGGTATTCAAGCTTCTATAACAAATGTCAGAATGGAGAGAGGttagggaagaaagaaagactATCCGAAGAAGCTGAATTGCAGGAATATATAATTGGTGATTCAGCGTATCCGTTGCTGCCTTGGCTTCTGACTCCTTATCAGGGAAAAGAACTTTCACAAACAAAAGCTGATTTCAATAAGCGTCTCTTTGCAACTCATATTGTGGCACAGAGAGCATTAGCAAGGTTGAAGGACGTCTGGAAGATCATAAATGGAGTTATGTGGAGACCTGACAAGCACAAGCTTCCAAGGTTCATACTTGTTTGTTGCATTCTCCATAATATTATCATTGACATGGAAGATGAGGTACTTGATGATGTGCCATTATCCCACCACCATGATCCAGGATATGGACAGGTGGTCTGCAATTCAGCTGATGAGACTGCCTCAGTTCTGAGGGATAAGCTCGCTCTATACCTGTCAGAGAGAAGGCATCCTTGA
- the LOC140004341 gene encoding protein ALP1-like isoform X2, with protein MGPIRVHKKRKVDKKMEPSNIASGSSEEASADWFDALAKKIASNLNSSPSKGLDSFESMFNMSRKTFEYVCSLAREHMMVKTHCAFSNGKPMSLYDQVALALRRLSSGSSLITIGDSFGTHHSTVSQVTWRFVEAIERKGIQHIRWPSTENELMEIKSKFEQIRGLPNCCGAIDTTHIVMLLSTSEPRTDVWLDSKENHSMPLQAIVGPNMKFLDVFSGLPGMFSESSLIRYSSFYNKCQNGERLGKKERLSEEAELQEYIIGDSAYPLLPWLLTPYQGKELSQTKADFNKRLFATHIVAQRALARLKDVWKIINGVMWRPDKHKLPRIWTGGLQFS; from the exons ATGGGTCCTATAAGAGTCCACAAGAAGAGGAAAGTAGACAAGAAAATGGAACCAAGCAATATTGCTTCTGGGTCTTCAGAGGAGGCCTCTGCTGATTGGTTTGATGCTTTAGCCAAGAAGATTGCGA GTAATCTAAATTCATCTCCGTCAAAGGGCTTGGATAGCTTTGAATCTATGTTCAACATGTCTAGAAAAACTTTTGAATATGTATGTTCACTTGCAAGGGAGCACATGATGGTGAAGACTCATTGTGCTTTTAGCAATGGTAAGCCAATGTCACTATATGATCAAGTTGCTTTAGCCTTGCGAAGACTTAGTTCTGGTAGTTCACTTATTACAATTGGTGATTCATTTGGGACACATCATTCTACGGTGTCTCAAGTGACTTGGAGGTTTGTGGAGGCCATTGAGAGGAAGGGAATTCAGCATATCAGATGGCCTTCCACAGAAAATGAGCTAATGGAGATAAAGTCCAAATTTGAACAGATTCGAGGCCTTCCAAATTGTTGTGGAGCAATTGACACCACTCATATCGTAATGCTGTTATCGACATCTGAGCCAAGAACTGATGTATGGTTGGATTCAAAGGAGAATCACAGTATGCCTTTGCAGGCAATAGTTGGTCCCAACATGAAGTTCCTGGATGTATTCAGTGGATTGCCTGGAATGTTTAGTGAAAGTTCACTGATACGGTATTCAAGCTTCTATAACAAATGTCAGAATGGAGAGAGGttagggaagaaagaaagactATCCGAAGAAGCTGAATTGCAGGAATATATAATTGGTGATTCAGCGTATCCGTTGCTGCCTTGGCTTCTGACTCCTTATCAGGGAAAAGAACTTTCACAAACAAAAGCTGATTTCAATAAGCGTCTCTTTGCAACTCATATTGTGGCACAGAGAGCATTAGCAAGGTTGAAGGACGTCTGGAAGATCATAAATGGAGTTATGTGGAGACCTGACAAGCACAAGCTTCCAAG GATATGGACAGGTGGTCTGCAATTCAGCTGA
- the LOC113714890 gene encoding protein ALP1-like: MDPIRGQKKRKVDKKMEPSNIASESSEMASADWFDALAKKIASNLNSTPSKGLDSFESMFNMSRRTFEYVCLLAREHMMVKTCTFRNGKPMSLYDRVALALRRLSSGSSLITIGNSFGTHHSTVSQVTWRFVEAIEKKGIQHIRWPSTENELMEIKSKFEQIRGLPNCCGAIDTTHIVLLLSTSEPRTDVWLDSKENHSMPLQAIVGPNMKFLDVFSGLPGMFSESSLIRFSSFYKKCQNGQRFGKKVRLSKEAELQEYVIGDSAYPLLPWLLTPYQGKELSQTKDDFNKHLFATHIVAQRALARLKDVWKIVNGVMWRPDKNKLPSFILVCCILHNIIIDMEDELLDELPLSHHHDPGYGQVVCNSADETASVLRDKLALYLSEKGHP; this comes from the exons ATGGATCCTATAAGAGGCCAGAAGAAGAGGAAAGTAGACAAGAAAATGGAACCAAGCAATATTGCTTCTGAGTCTTCAGAGATGGCCTCTGCTGATTGGTTTGATGCTTTAGCCAAGAAGATTGCGA GTAATCTAAATTCAACTCCGTCAAAGGGCTTGGATAGCTTTGAATCTATGTTCAACATGTCTAGAAGAACTTTTGAATATGTATGTTTGCTTGCAAGGGAGCACATGATGGTGAAGACATGTACTTTTAGGAATGGTAAGCCAATGTCACTATATGATCGAGTTGCTTTAGCCTTGAGAAGGCTTAGTTCTGGTAGTTCACTTATTACAATTGGTAATTCATTTGGGACACATCATTCTACGGTATCTCAAGTGACTTGGAGGTTTGTGGAGGCCATTGAGAAGAAGGGAATTCAGCATATCAGATGGCCTTCCACAGAGAATGAGCTAATGGAGATAAAGTCCAAATTTGAACAGATTCGAGGTCTTCCAAATTGTTGTGGAGCAATTGACACCACTCATATCGTACTGCTGTTATCAACATCTGAGCCGAGAACTGATGTATGGCTGGATTCAAAGGAGAATCACAGTATGCCTCTGCAGGCAATAGTTGGTCCCAACATGAAGTTCCTAGATGTATTCAGTGGATTGCCTGGAATGTTTAGTGAAAGTTCACTGATACGGTTTTCATCCTTCTATAAAAAATGTCAGAATGGACAGAGGTTTGGGAAGAAAGTAAGACTATCCAAAGAAGCTGAATTGCAGGAATATGTAATTGGTGATTCAGCATATCCATTGCTGCCTTGGCTTCTAACTCCTTATCAGGGAAAAGAACTTTCACAAACAAAAGATGATTTTAATAAACATCTCTTTGCAACTCATATTGTGGCACAGAGAGCATTAGCAAGGTTGAAGGACGTCTGGAAGATCGTAAATGGAGTTATGTGGAGACCTGACAAGAACAAGCTTCCAAGTTTTATACTTGTATGTTGCATTCTCCATAATATTATCATTGACATGGAAGATGAGTTACTTGATGAATTGCCACTATCCCACCACCACGATCCAGGATATGGACAGGTGGTCTGCAATTCAGCTGATGAGACTGCCTCAGTTCTGAGGGATAAGCTTGCTCTATACCTGTCTGAGAAAGGGCACCCTTGA